In Pseudomonadota bacterium, the DNA window TGATTCCGGAAACAGGAATATCAAGATTTGGCACATCAAATGCTTTTACAAGCCTTTTCATTAAATCATTAAAATTATTCATTCGTCACATTTTCTCTCTAAAACATCTCACTATATTGAGTTTTTTGAAGAACTTCTTCTTTTTGCTTATATCAGTAAAAGCGGTAATCTCAAAAGACTTACTCAAAAGAGCCACTTTCAAAACTTTTAATATACCATATACTTTGTATCACAAAATCCCGCAAGCCGATTTTACAAGATGTAATACCTAAGTTCTTACCAAAATCAAACAGGCCGTTTTTATGCTAAAATATATTCCGGATTCAAAAAGTCCAAACATTTTTCTATATTATTGACATTTAACAATGTTTCTGTTAGAGGCAAAAAATAATAAAAGGAAACTAAATGCCACATATCATTATAAAGCTCTATCCGGGAAGATCACAAGAACAAAAGCAAAAGCTAACGGATGCTATAGTAAGAGATGTTGTCTCCATAGCAAAATGTGAAGCAAAAACAGTATCGGTTG includes these proteins:
- a CDS encoding tautomerase family protein; translation: MPHIIIKLYPGRSQEQKQKLTDAIVRDVVSIAKCEAKTVSVAIEDVSSNDWDEKVFKPDILGNKNILFKEPEN